Within Metabacillus sp. KUDC1714, the genomic segment GATGAGAAATAGGTCATCCTGGAATGTTCCTATTGACCTTAAAATACGATCTAGGCGCTTTTTGGTACAAGAGCTTGATATCCTTAGCTAGACCAATACTCTAATATTGCACAAAAATTTGCACAGACTTAATTTATTTCATTGAATTTTATTAACTCATTTTACAGTCACTAGCCAAAAACGTTGATTTATCAATACTTATTTAACTCGATCCTATTACATTTAACTCTATTAATTTCCCACCCAATTTTGACAGGGTAGGGGTCGGGGGATTCAAATCTTTCTCGGATCATCATAACAGGCCCTTGGTAATCCTTGATTATCAAGGTTTTTTATATATAACAGAGTACTTGAATAACAAGTAACGATTTCTACCTTCCCATTTATCTCCTATAGCCAACCTTTCATTGTTTTTAATTCTTTTGTAGCGTGTTCATTGTTCTTATGGACTTTTTAGTTTTGGGTGACTTGAAAATGTAACCCTGTTTTGTATGAATTAATGCTTGTTTTACATGTGTTTTTCCTTCCCATAAGTTGATATGATCCCATTCTAGTGAACTCCTCGACGCATTCCTGTTGAAACTGAGGGAGTTTAAGTACAATGTTTCACAAATTAAAAGACGAGCTTCCCTTCCCTATCAGGGCCTCGGCTTTTCTTGTGATTAGATATTATTTAATGAGCAATCAGCATAATATACCTTCATTTTTCAGAATTTGCTTTATCGGGAATCACCTGATTTAAAATGCCAAGATAGTGCTTTTTATTTGTTGCAAATTTAGAGTTTTATAGCAGTTAAAACAATAACTTGTTACTTCTGGGTCCATTTGGGTAAATTAATTTAAATGAAAATGTTCAAAAGAAGGGAATGTAGCAAATGTTTGATTATACTGTAGCAACAAATAATAGTATAAAGGAAGCAATATCTAGTCTGGAATTAAGTCTAAAGGAAGAAAAGTTTGGGGTATTATGGATGTTTGATATTAAAGAAAAGCTACAAGAGAAAGGACTGGAGTTTGAATCAGACTATCTAGTTTTAGAAGTGTGTAACCCGTATGAAGCCGAGAGAGTATTGAAAGAAAATTTATTAGTTGGTTATTTTCTGCCATGTAAAATTGTTGTTTATAGTGACAATGGCAAAACGAAAATTGGAATGCCAAGACCTACTGCTTTAATAAATTTAGTAAACAATGAGGAAGTAAAAAAGCTTGCTAATGATATTGAGCTAAGATTAATTAATTGTATTAATAAAAGCATTCTAAGTTAAAAAAATCAATCATTCCAATCTTTCATTGTATTTTTACTTAGGGGTTATTATGTATGTACATATAAGAATGTAACAGAGTGATTTATGAAAATTTATATTGTGCACGAAGTATTAAAGATTTGTGGTTTGTTTTTTCTTATAAAGTTGCTTATAAAAAAGAAATTAAGAGGATGTTGACAATATACCCTACACGGTATATTATGAATCATGTAAGTTGTTCCTTTTGCTACAAATTAGGGAGGAGCCTTTCACATGGTAATATTCTATTTATTTGTGCTAATAAGTATCAACCATTTCTTATTTATAAGGTATTATCCCATTTATGGATTACATGTTATTGATAAGAAAGAGATTGAGATAAATAATCATTTTGCTATTGATATAAGGGATTATAACGAAGCCTATAAGGATCCGGTATATCCAGGAATCAATATTCCAATTGCATACCTTAAAAGATACTACAGTGAAATTCCCAATAATGACCTAGTAGTCGTTGCCTCAAATTGTATGGAAAGAAATGTTGGGGTTCGAATCCTTCGTAAAAAGGGCTTTAAGGTTATTGGATATACAATTCCTTCCCAAAAGAAAATAGTAAATGAAAAACAAATAAGTACAGAAAGTTATTGTTAAAGGAGGAATTGAAGATGGAGTATAATGATCAAATGAAAAATAGAGTAAAGCGTATTGAGGGACAACTTAGAGGTATTTTAAGAATGATGGAAGAAGGAAAAGATTGTAAGGAAGTCATCACACAGTTGTCTGCAGCAAGAACTGGAATTGATCGAACAATCGGTGTTGTTGTCAGTTCCAATTTAGTAGAATGTGTTCGTAATGCTGAGGAAACTGGAGAACACAGTACAGAAGAATTAGTGAAAGAAGCAGTGAATTTACTTGTTAAGAGTAGATAATCAAAGGGTTGACACCCTCTTTCATTTATACTAATATATACCCGTAGGGGTAGAGGTAATTAAGATTAGGAGGATTAATCAATGAATAT encodes:
- a CDS encoding DUF302 domain-containing protein codes for the protein MFDYTVATNNSIKEAISSLELSLKEEKFGVLWMFDIKEKLQEKGLEFESDYLVLEVCNPYEAERVLKENLLVGYFLPCKIVVYSDNGKTKIGMPRPTALINLVNNEEVKKLANDIELRLINCINKSILS
- a CDS encoding rhodanese-like domain-containing protein; this encodes MVIFYLFVLISINHFLFIRYYPIYGLHVIDKKEIEINNHFAIDIRDYNEAYKDPVYPGINIPIAYLKRYYSEIPNNDLVVVASNCMERNVGVRILRKKGFKVIGYTIPSQKKIVNEKQISTESYC
- a CDS encoding metal-sensitive transcriptional regulator — its product is MEYNDQMKNRVKRIEGQLRGILRMMEEGKDCKEVITQLSAARTGIDRTIGVVVSSNLVECVRNAEETGEHSTEELVKEAVNLLVKSR